A genome region from Bacteroidota bacterium includes the following:
- a CDS encoding c-type cytochrome, with protein sequence MKKYILFIGIAVIGSVLFSISCKHDPLPYIKKVCFSDDVLPLITNNCAMSGCHSGTGERGALNSYSSIVSQVNPGNSGSSRLYNAITGNGENAMPPNKPLTQDQKNIIKWWIDQGAENTTDCNAGNCDTANVTYSGIVQPLISSNCGGCHGPGASMGITLTVYNDLKQYLDANKQKFVDAINYTSAKVMPPSGKMSACKISQMQKWINAGYAGN encoded by the coding sequence ATGAAAAAATACATTCTTTTCATCGGAATTGCTGTAATTGGCTCAGTATTATTCTCGATTAGCTGTAAGCACGACCCATTGCCTTATATAAAAAAAGTTTGCTTTTCGGATGATGTGCTCCCCCTCATTACAAACAACTGTGCGATGTCCGGCTGTCATAGCGGAACGGGAGAAAGAGGCGCTCTTAACAGTTACAGCTCAATTGTGAGTCAGGTGAACCCCGGTAATTCGGGAAGCAGCAGGTTGTACAACGCAATTACCGGCAACGGTGAAAATGCCATGCCGCCCAATAAACCCTTGACCCAAGATCAGAAAAACATAATAAAATGGTGGATAGATCAGGGAGCCGAGAACACAACCGACTGTAATGCCGGAAACTGTGATACCGCCAACGTAACCTATAGTGGAATTGTTCAACCATTGATTTCATCGAACTGTGGTGGCTGCCACGGTCCGGGAGCATCCATGGGAATTACCCTCACGGTCTACAACGATCTGAAACAATATCTTGATGCCAACAAGCAAAAATTTGTTGACGCCATCAATTACACGAGTGCGAAAGTTATGCCGCCAAGCGGAAAAATGTCGGCATGTAAAATAAGCCAAATGCAGAAATGGATTAATGCCGGGTATGCCGGAAATTAG